The Lolium rigidum isolate FL_2022 chromosome 1, APGP_CSIRO_Lrig_0.1, whole genome shotgun sequence region CCGAGCGTGTTGACATGGATATTGTCTCTTTAGCTCTGCAATCATCTGGTGGTCACACTCTTGTCTCCATAGTTTCTGATGGGCCATCTTCTCCTGTTCTAATTAAGTTTATGAAGCATCTTGCTGGGCGAGACGAGATATTAATTGCTGTACCTCTTTTCGAGACCTGGTTATATTTAGTTGATTGGGATATCATTATCAACCATTTTCATTCCTACATAAGAAAGGAAGATAACAGTCTGGATGCGGGGCATCCAGCAGCTTTGCCTCATTTTTCAGACTCTGCAACGTCATCATTTCTTGCATCAGATTTTAGTTCGCAAGACAACTCTTACTTGGTGGTAACATGTGAAAATATTGCTGTTGTCGTTCATGTACCTATCTGGGAGAAAGAACAAAATCAGACAAACAATTATACAGGGGTTGATGGGAGTTCTGGTTCTAATTCAATGCACTGTACAGATGATACTCAATGCATTGAACCAAGAGGTTGCAAGTTTATCACCTTAACTGTTGAGAGTAAACATTTGGTGGTAATGTTCGGTGAAAGTTGGGCGAAATTCAAATGTGATTTAGATAGAGGAGAAGTAATATTGGAGATGATTCAAGTGGACAAGGGTGCCTCTGTTCCGTTCATGCATATCTCTAAGATTAAAGTTAGTGGTTATATTGATCAATCAAAAATGAAATCACCACACCTTTCCGTTGATctacaagcagaatacatggatgTTAGTTTTTCGCACCAAATATTTAGTTTCTGGCGCAGTATGGAACTCAGATTTCCTAAATCGTCATCATCGGCTTCTTCGTTTTGTTCTGTGACGTTCAAGGCGGGGTTAAGAAAAGGTTCTCTCCTGCTAAATGATGGAAGGGTATGTTATGCTACACTGCTAGTTGTTGATTTCTTGTGATGAAATTccacggtctaaggattaggtgTCTATCAGATCTACCTAAACCAGCTATTTATTGAATATTTTATTCAGGTTTGTGAGATTGATATCACTGCAAAAAGTTGCAGTCTCAGGTGACCTTGCCATTTTCTTGGTCATCTGGTAGATAAAATGTCAACATAATTTGAATATATTGCCTTCAAGAAAGGAGCATTATGAAATATGAAGTACTAAAGTGAGCTGAATAGTGTTGAAAATGTCAGAATGAAATGTTAGCTGGTACTACCTCCGCTCTAAAATAAGTGTCGCAACTTTTTCTAGATTTGGATGTACCTAGACaaattttagtgtgtagatacatccgtatctataaAAAGTTGCGACACTTActttagaacggagggagtaccttccAAAGAAGGTTTAGTACCATGACCAGTAATGGATCGTTAGCTCTGTTTGGTCAAACCTTGCAGTTCAATTTGTAAAGCGACTTTATAGTTTTATTTTGTCCTTAACAAAAAGAGAGTTCATTTTGGAATTAATCAAACAAGAAAATTTGGTTTATGTTTGCGTGTGCTTTATATGTACCCAAATACGCTCAAGTCAAGATTTAACATTTGACTCATTCTGATTCTTGACAATGCTTTGACAGTGGAGTAGTCACGGGCCTGTTATAGAAACCTTGGTGAAGAACCTGTTACTGCAATTTAGTCAAATGCGTGATGGAACGGAAGTTTCTGTTTCTGTTGATTTTTTAATAAATTACAACAATATTGACAAGGTAAAGTCATCCTTTGTACTTGTCCAGTATTTCGTTCTTCATGGTAAAGGAATAACAATATATACATGTGCAGGTTATGTGGGAGCCTTTTATAGAGCCCTCAAGCATTCAGTTAAATGTACTTCAAAAATGTGCTGATGATGCACTGGATGTATCTCCCAGTACCGAGGTGTTGCTGAATTCAAGCAAGCAGCTTAATGTAAATATATCAGAACCCTTGATCGAGGTACATGATCCTGGCATATTATACTTTCCAAACATGTCAAGaggcaatttgttttgtttatcaaTATTATATGTTTTTGATTAAATGGTGATTCAGGAACTAGGACAGTAGGTTCTGCAGATATATTGTAGCTATATATCTGTTCTCAAGGAACATTGACACATTCTCCGTCcaaaaataagtgactcaactttttctagatacggatgtatttaGATGCACAAccatatctagaaaaagttgagtcacttatttttggacggagggagtacttagctTAGTTTCTTAAAAATCAACTCAGTAATGTGGTATCTGCATGTGTTCTAAAtcctgattctcagatatgttgcTCTGATCTCATGATTTGCATCTGCAGGCTATCCTCAGACTTAGTGAGATGATTACAGATTCTCTTAATCCAAGTAGTGGTGGGGGTCTTCGAGAAGATCCTGGAATCCTGAGATTAAGCCGTGATGTGCACACACGAAGATATGCGCCATATATTCTCTCAAATGACACATCATTGCCATTTAGTTTCAAGGTGTATCGTGGTGCTGTTAATTCAGATGACATTGATAGTTTCTCTGTAGTAGATGAAAATTCTGTGCCAGCAGGATATTCTGTCCCAATTTATGTTGAAGAAACTCTAGATGAATtcttcttccagcacagggaagCACGATCTTCTGAACACCTCATTGAGAAATGGATGAGTGCAGTCTCACACTATATGATTTCCATTGAGTTTGACGGAACTTCCGGGTCCTCTAAGCCAATTTCGATTGACCTTGTGGGCATTTACTTCTTTGAAGTAAACTTCTCTTCGAGTAAGAAGCCAGTTATTTGTGAAGAAAGCTTGGAAGCATTTGGATCCAATAGAAAGGGTAGTCATCATGATGGATTAATTGTGCCTGTCGTACTTGATGTTTCCTTACAGAATTATAGCAAACTCGTACGCGTTTACTCGACGGTAATAACCTTTTAAATGATCAGTTACATCATTAGCTGCATGCACGGGCTTATGGTCTCTTTTTATAGGTCATACTAAACAATGCAACATCAATGCCCCTTGAGTTGCGGTTTGATATACCATTTGGTGTTTCTTCAAAGGTATATCCATATACACCCTAATTCTCTTTGCAACTGTTTCAAAAAATATTGATAAAGGTAAATGGATGTTGGCCTCATTGTGCCGTTAGATTGTTCAGTCGTGTTCTAGATTAGAGAAAAACATGAAAAAACTGGTTTGAAACTTGGCAAACAGCAGGTGGTTGGTAACTCCTGTTCGAACTTTAATGTCACGTTGATGCAAAATATtaatttatgtgaaataaaagtaGACCAGGTGCCAAAGAACAATTCAACGGTAGCTTGCCTGCTACCAGCAGCTTTTAACTCTGGTTGTATTCTTGCACAATGTGCAGAGTATGCTGCAGGGTGGATGCCCTGCTTAAATCTGTGCAATTTTTCGCTTCTAAACGTGTTATTGTATACTTCATTGTCTACCTAATATCAACCTCTTGGCCACTCACAGTCGTGAACTCTTGATTACATTGATGAGCCACGAGGAACCAAACATGAGATTTCTCAAGAAACCTTGTTCTGCAGGTAATCGGGCCGATTCTTCCAAACAAAGAGATTCCCCTGCCGGTTCATTTGTCTGAGGCTGGTCAGATTAGGTGGCATCCTGTCGGCAGAACTTATTTGTGGAGTGAAACTCACTCCTTATCAAGTTTACTTTCACGTGAAAGCAGGGTCGGGTTTATGAAATCGTCTGTGTGCTATCCTTCTCACCCTAGTAACGATCCATTTCGCTGCTGTGTATCTGTTGAAGAGTACACTGTCCCTTCATCTAGTAGTTCCCAGAGAGGTCAGTACTGCACTGACCATTTGAATGCACAACCAAATCTCGGAAATCCTGCTTCAAAGGCTTCTAAACAGACATCGACAAGGATACATTTTATCCGGCAAGTCAGACTTAGTACGCCTCTTCTCATAAAGAATTATCTCCCTGTGTGCATATCTTTGACAATAGATAATGGTGGGGTTGCGCATCAGGTTTCACTTAAGGAGGCAAGTTTCTGACACCATGCAGATATATCATCTAACTCTAATTTTTCTCTAATTTGCTACTCAATCTATTTCCAGGTCGGCACTGCCTCTATTTATTTTGTTGACCCCTCCAACGATCTTGGaatcacatttcatattcaaGATTACAGGTCCTTGGCCATAAAGTTTCCCCGTGTGGAATCATTTTCTACTGGAACCACATCAAATGGCTTACAATTTTCCTCAACAGAGACGATTGCATTCTACTCAAATGCCTCAAAATGTATGTAGTTCGGTCTTTCTCTCTACTCTGAATAATTTGATAGTGAATACCTAAAACTTTGGTAGTTGTTTCTTCTGCAGGTCCTTTCAATGTTACACTGGAGAAAGCAACAGATGCTCGTTCTGGTGCAAGAGAGCTGTACCTTTCTGTGCCATTTCTGTTGTACAATTGCACAGATCTCTTGCTTACAGTCACAGAAAGCAGCTATGAGAGGAGCGGGTCCACCCTTGTTATCCCTTGTAATTTTGAGTTAGATGGGCACACTCGACATGTGCTTGGAAAAAATGGCCTTTCTCTTGTTTCAGAAGACCCATCCATGCAGTCAGTGGCTCTCTGCCCCTTAAAGCATCCATATGCTTGTGTTAAAATCTTAACTTTGTTTTTTTTTGGTTCTTATATCTGTAGTAACTTGTGTGTGTTTCTTATACCAGAGGCTTTGCAAATAAAATCCCAAAGTTGGATTTTATTGATGGACGCAGCTCTCATTCCAACAGAAGAGCTATAAATAGCAGCGAGCATGTGCAGAAAGAATGTGACAAAGATGCTAAAGCTTATATGTTTGCTCCTGCTGGACATACACCTGCAACTGAACTCTTGGTTAAGCTGAATGCATCTGTACCTAATAGTGGAACTGAAGCAAATCGACGAGATTGGTCGAGTCCATTTCTCATTGTCCCTGCCAGTGGTTCAACAAGTCTCACTATTCCACAATCATCTACTTCTAGTGCCTTTTTAGTTGCTGTAACTTCTGTACCTGTTTCAACAGAACTCTTTGGGAGAACAAAGGCTGTCGCTTTCCAGCCAAGGTAATTGGAAGATACCATTTCATCACCTGTTTGTTATGGCAATAACATTGTTTTTCAGTACCCATAATTACCTATTTGTTTTCAGCGCTCGTGATTATTTGTCAAGTTATAGTAAGTTTTGGGGCCAGGTCCACTCACTGGAAAGAAAAGCAAAGCACATAAAAAATGGAAACTATTGTAGCTTACCATAATTATTTAGTTTTCCCATAACAAATGAAACTTAGCACACAGAGCTGTGCAGTAGCATTTTGTGGTTCATTCTTTTTAATATGGTTAACTGTGATCGTCATTATAGTTCTGGAATGCTATAATTTCAGGCGTATGTCTCTTTTATCTTATTGCATTGTAACTTAGCCCTGTAGCCAACCAAAACTATTATTCAGTTTCTTTCATTTTTTCCTGCCATGTAACTCTTTTCGTTCTATGGTGGCCTGGCTAATGAGTTACTCCATCATCTGTTTCCCCTGTTTTGCAGGTATGTGATTTGTAATGCCTGCACCAATGATCTGTTCTATAAACAAAAGGGAACAAGATTTTCTAAGCATTTAAGTTCTGGGCAACACTCTTTTCTTCACTGGGCTGATACAGCCAGGTGAGTTACTATCCTTTGTTTCTGGAGCTTAGCCATGAATTTTTGTTCTCAATTAGCTTTGCTTAGTTTGCTTTTATGAAATGGTAAAACGATAAATATGGAGGAGCTTATGgttcatgaatatatatatatttagaaatttggattcagaTGGTGGATGGCTCATTTTTCCAGTGGTTCATTCATTTCACAGCCCCTGTTAAGACTGATGGGACTTGCATTACAAACTACTGATTTCAGCTGTCAATCTTATCAGAATGTTATGGTTATCTGTTTTCTCTATACATCCTTTTCCagtctttactgtttgtgctgataaaACTCTGTTTGCAGAGAGTTGCTTGTCTCGATTCGATTTGATGGGCCGGGATGGCAATGGTCTGGTAGTTTTTTCCCTGACCACCTGGGAGATGCTCAAGTGAAAATGAGGAATAGTGCCTCAGGTGTGTCAAACATGGTTCGAGTGGAAGTACAAAATGCTGATATAGACATACACAACAACAAAATTGCTGGAAGAAATAACAGCACCACCGGTACAATACTGATTCTGCTGTCTGATGACAAGACTGGTTTCGTACCTTACAGGATTGACAACTTTTCTCTCGAGGTAAATAGTTCTTGCTCTGTAGCTTTCTTGAAACTGTATGGCTCTCAAGTTTAtatgatttctttttttttttttaatccaGAAATTGCGGATATATCAGCAGAGATGTGAATCTATTGAAACAATCGTATATCCTTACACGTCTTGTCAATATGCCTGGGATGAACCTTGCTATCCTCATCGTCTTACTGTTGAGGTAGTTTATTGAGCTTAtaatttactccctccgttcggaaTAAATCGACATGCCTGCTGCACATGGAATAGCTTATGTATGTACAGATGTTGTGTCGATTAAacatgaacagagggagtatttttttCAGTTTATTGTGTTAAACAAGTATACTAAATGGTTTCTCTTCCGTACAATCGTACAGGTTCCTGGGGAACGGAGTTTGGGTACATATAATCTGGATGTTCTCAGTGATGATGTTCATGTGTCCCTACCTTCCACGCCTGAGGTAATTTAATGTCTTCAACTTGGACTAGCATGTCGTGGCTACTGCACTGAATGCATCAAGTGCCAACTCGCCATTTTTCTTGTTAACAAGCTAATATTGACTGGAATTTCAGAAGAACTACTTAATCATGAGTCAATTTTTAATGCAAGCTCTAGGCGTCGGCCAGTCGACCAAGTGTATCCAATCAGCTAGCTCGACAACCAATCAGCCATGCAATCAAATGCCATTCAACGCTTGGCctttcctcacccaccattctctgTCCTCTTCCACGTCTCACCTCCCTGTGGAAAAAACTTATCCCTTTTCTCTCTGGCCACCTCCCTCCCTGCTATGAGCTGGCCTCACCTCATATGACACAATATTGCAGCTAGAGATCAAGAGGACGAAGAAACTAACAAGGAATCAGAGGAAGAAGACACCAAAGAGGGGAGAGTACTGTAACAAAATCGAACTTCCGTTGCAACAGAACTTTTTTATATGAAgtaaaattcaaaaatttatgTAGCAATTATTGATCAAATGCAGAATTATGGATACATGTATGGAAAAATAATATTTTCCCAATCAAAGATGAACTTATGCAAAAACCTTATATGACTAATGCAACATAACAGCCAAGTCTTTTCTCTGTTACACAGCACCACCTATTTGTGCCAATCTAAATCGTTTCTCTTTTTGCAACGACCAAGAGTATAATAGCAACAAAAATATCAGTTGCTACATTCCCCCCTCTTCCCTACCAGATGCGGTGGTGAGTAAAAGCTTCATCTCATTTGTCAGCATGGAAGTTGGGGAGTGTGGGCACACCCCAAGTGAAATCTCCCCAAGCTAAGAGTAAGAGGTCCCACTTGGACACGTGCATGAGGTCGCCATCAGCCTATTTTGGTGCAAACGGGAGGGCCCCTCGTGCTCGACGGCAGCAACTACCCAAAGGCCAGAGCCTTCTCCGATCtgtcggagagagagagagagagagagagagagagatgaagagggagagacagagggagggagggagggggggggggggagggaccTGCATTGAACGATAGATGGATGGAGGGGTGCTTCACAGGATAAGGAAGTGCTATGCCATGTGCTTGACCGTAAGAGTTGGACTCGATCAACACCTTCAGAAGCATTTGAAGTGTGCGCCAGATCAGCCGGCCAAGGACATTTACCTTTGTTTAGGCACCTTTTGTGCTTTCAAATTTTTTGTGTGGAGAAGATATGTTGCATTGGGAATTGTTTTACCAGATTAAGCATAGTTATGTTTATAATGATCAGGGAAAATCGCTACTTAATCACATCTAAGAAAGGGCCAAGTCGGAATTTTTTGCTTGGTTTTTATGTACTCCCTGCGTCCCATAtttacatctagatacatctgaaaATCTGCGACAGCTAATATGGTACAGCtatacatctagatacatctgaaaATCTGCGACAGCTaatatgggacggagggagtatcccaATCTTAGTCTATCTGCTTAAAGATTGTTGATATTTTCCAGTTGCTTTCTGACCTTCTGTTTCAAAAATATTTTTGACAGAAAGCCGAAAGAAAATTCGGCATCTCGGTGCATGCAGAGGGAGCAATAAAGGTTATTTCAAAGCCCACTAAGTATCAAGATTTGGACAATGCACTTTCTTGTTCGTTTTTAATTTGCAATAATAAACTGCAGGTGCTCAGTATTATTGATTCGAACTGTCACAATATGGACACAAAAGAAACAGGTTTTCTTGGATCAAGGGAACCAAAAGATGATCAGAAACAGGAGATTGAGTTGAACCTCACTGAAGTTATCAGAATACACTTACCATTCATGGGGATATCCTTGATAAGCTCTTCTCCTCAGGTGAACAGAGTGCTACGATTGATGCTGAATCCCACCAAGTAATTTTCAGCACAGCATTTATTTTACTATACTTCTTTTTCTTTGACAGGAATTGTTGTTTGCTTCTGCCAAGGATACGAGAATTGTTGCCATGCAGAGCTTAGATCAGCAGCGATTCACAGTTGATATTCAAAGTATGCAAATTGATAATCAGTTCTCTGACAGCCCATACCCTGTCACGCTGTCATTTGATGGAAGTCATAAGGGGAAGTCTGTTAATTTTCTGAAGGGTATAGACACCAAGTTGAAATCCCAAAATGAGAGTAAAAATTCTTCTAATACCCTAGAACCCGTGCTGCAGTTTGCTGCAGTTAAATGGAGAACTAGAGATGCATCATTTGTTTCGTACCAACGTATAAACATAAGGTATTATTTACCCTACCGGTGTATGTTATTTCAGATGTTCATATCTGAACTTGTGGTAACTTTCTTCATTTGGTGGGTTGCAGTGTAGCACCTTTCTGCCTAGAACTTGAAGAACGACTTGTCCTGAGCATGATTGACTTTTTTAGATCCGTTTCCTCTAGAGTACATTTTGGTCAGTTGGATAAAAGTGTAGACTCCAATATTTTATATGGTGGTGCTGATATTTTTGGTGAATACGAGAAAATTTCAAAGAACTTATCAGACAAGCCTCAAAGCTCCTACACGGTGGACGCTTATCAAGACAGTGGACTGCTGCCTTCTGTTATCCCGATTGGTGCACCATGGCAACAGATACACCTATTAGCCAGGAAACAGAAGAAAGTATATATTGAATTGTTTGAGTTGACTCCTGTCAAGTTAACGTTCAGGTTATCTCTTCTCCGTGTTTATGTTTTCTGAATACCTACCACTGCAGAAAAAACATTATCAGTTTACCAGTGATTGTGTCTTTTGATGCAGTTTTACTAGCACTCCATGGCTCAGTAGGAATGAAGGTGGTTCAGCCTCCAGCACAAGCTTCAATAACAGTACTGCTATTCAGGTGAAAAGTACTCCATCCCTTGTAGGGAGATATTTGCATAAGAATTTGACCGTGCCTTTTAGAGGATAGTTAGTTGCTCATAGATATCTACTGGCCCTATAAATGTTACTACTTCCTTAAAAAATGTCTTTGAAAACCCTTCTTTATAAGAGTGGTATTCACATCAGAGCAGTGGCTGTGCTTTTATTATCTACATAAATTATTTCTTCCTTTTTTGTGAGGAAACTACACAAGTTTATTTTATACGGTGATAGTATTAATCCTTCAACAAAAGCTGGACCCATTGAGTTCTCTTTTCTCTCGGAGAGTGCGCTGCTGATTGTTACAGATAGTCTGTCACCTGTGGCTCTGCCTTAAATGGATATTTTATGCGAACTTCAAATCCCCAAATATGCTGGAGTTCCAAAACAATAAATTTGCTTGGCCTGAAGCTCTAATCTATTGTAGGAAATTTGGACTACTAATGTCCATGTGCAAATAGTTACCTGGTAGCACATCTGCACATGTATTGTTCACAGCACTTGGTCTGTATGTATGCTCTGTGAAGTTATTTACAAGTGTATTTCCTTGTATGTTATCTTAATTATGCATTTGGGTTGCAGAGAGGCCTTATGGCCCTCATTGATGTCGAAGGAGTACCAGTTCATCTAGGAGAAATAATGGTAGAAAATCTTATGGCAAGTTGGCAATCAATTCAGGATATTCTTGTGAGGCACTATAGCAGGCAGTTGCTTCATGAACTCTATAAGGTAAATGGGCACACCATTCAAGCTATCGTTTGTTCTAGTCAAGTATGATTTTTTGCATCTCAGTATGCTGTCCAAAATAACCTTACTAAGCTTATTGACAATGTTGGAACCAAAAACATGGATGTCTGTTATCTCTATCAGATCTTCTGCAGTGCCTGAGTGGCTGCAACCATGTGTTTGTGCCAACATTTTGTCCATTTCATTCTCTTTTCCTGTTAAGGACTACCTTGGTTCATATTTTCTGGATTTCAATAGTTCATAGTTACTACATGAATTTGTGGTAATATACTGTAAGTGCAGGTTTTTGGCTCTGCTGGTGTTATAGGTAATCCTATGGGTTTTGCCCGGAATGTTGGATTTGGTTTAAAGGACTTCATGTCTGCCTCAAGGAAAGGGAAATTGCAGGTTTGTAAATGCAGGTCTTAGAAGGAATTAGCAATTCTCTAATCCTTTTTCTTAAAGATCTATAATTTGCTCTTTGACAGAGTCCTGTTGACCTATTAAACGGTATTGCACAAGGTTCAAAAAATCTTATTGGAAATACAGTTTATGCAGTCAGTAGTGCCACTTCTCACTTTAGTAAAACTGCCTATAAGGTATTCTGCTGAGCTCCAGTTTGATACTTGGAAGTTACGCTCTCCAGAATTCTCAGTCTCACAGCTCACGTAAATTTCATTATGTAGGGCCTTGTTGCATTTACATATGATGAGCAAGCCGCTTCCAAATTGGATGAACGGGAAAGACAGCTAGGTTTGCATGGGGAAGGCGTACTGAATGGGTTTCTTGAGGTGAAATCCATCTCTCTTGATCAAGTATTACTGTTTTACCCTTTATAGCCAAAGCATGTTGACCTGTAATTACTAAATCGCAGATGACCTCCTTTTCATTGGAGCCTGACGAGTTGTTCTTGATACATAGTTTTGATAGTTCAACACGATTATTAACTGCAACCGTTCACTGACATACTCCTGCGCGTTCAGTTTTCACTGTCCCATAGAATCTTATTGGACTTATCTCTAAACTGCATACATTGTTTGCATCTCAATCTTGTTCTGCAGGGTCTGACTGGGCTTCTCCAATCACCAATCAGaggtgctgagaaacatggtcttcctggGGTTATATCAGGTAATGCCATTTTGATAGGCCTTTGTAAACAGCTGTTATTGTTTGTG contains the following coding sequences:
- the LOC124690781 gene encoding uncharacterized protein LOC124690781, translated to MSLMARSRQDEVNKKINISNVGIYCHQLEEQHDLYDVGALTEAHSNSSLGLAHPRDDYLINPFCVSVSVLANNSGKRDGAPQYDMTAELTALVLSIDEIQLQQILNLCDYFTICALRKKYGRYRPPESFLSKSHKGWQKRWWQYALESITADVRRKLEKTSWRFLGQRLGNRRKYVNLYRTKLELLQKGQPVSNDILQKLEILDKDCDIDDIVNYRTIAEQQLQELSAKSTKDNFPSPGSPRTDEQLAGAGRGWLNWLSLGMLGAGGTADTSSFAGVVSEDIIKDIYEGTEFHPVSSAENQLTKENYYSLKLSIPQILTTVTFKRFGMKLIDAMFSGLGTEYKIWDDSATILAWLDSLEITNPANKSKILLAEKCSTVDGLGTPVISVQLDFPKSNESSEASTRVVVQEFNAIYEPEFFFNLLHIYKIFSSFQFQHDRVLSSLNRFDNFGTRLLSKLKYMSGNQKKHLWDLRIHHFVFRLPSQDCGREELTMVFEAEDVSVRSKDTVEEESQAQANCFLDYISKKTSTYFSDSLLPGLQLDDLYNHFEVSLTGFKVKVSMAGRHDKTSTLVKLDASIVFRLCIFLDEPMLKQLEVASLVPSADIYFSQTMYSAIINVSTYLKESNLVGINTSDDTKTGGPEKPASNMSASLKLDKLSVIIDLEDDGKECSFITVGVGDIDIRYAMWELPELWVITKMVEITSTDLKNKSSLDVLCSSGNSRTTTNMTGRPESSATEACLKLHYRSHKYNEQVHHVYQLNLNDVDLHVHPSVVGQINKFLRSLDALSPAGNVVVSPALDHSSMKSKATTSKFPKLSLSNFCPAESTSYGGVSVDHFPFLRADIISDFGCLETQGVQALDIASSKSKQCDESSGLNGHCGSELASSILCKTEHSNCSSISPNATNNVSATILDLSLVSVRVHFHESCGILATLTVPESIATLSLADTNSWDLLLSAKDIMLASSWTSPSINEQLWSTYSHGNANVLNIHVKKDLSALSTEVCIATQNVCCVLPSKLLAMFIGYFLLDDWNPVVEQHHSVASKNKCSGELHDSITYKFEICDCVILFPVENQEIFCIKLGVPYFFCEFIATGISAEFVKRIPKEFFSSECMLSSRADVISLCSRNASISLVFLNEQRNIILKFDEDMPTRIHSLVEKLDAGIWIQVPCKELSCSEQPLLPTFIMSKISKCNLIAEDLYFMDGLEAVFRITDELSSIVKESRMYKGNARQFLECGSSNEESVESNEPTNITIFAKDLMILFGHSKDKDLPLEKVATANLEFGISAVMVGENPERVDMDIVSLALQSSGGHTLVSIVSDGPSSPVLIKFMKHLAGRDEILIAVPLFETWLYLVDWDIIINHFHSYIRKEDNSLDAGHPAALPHFSDSATSSFLASDFSSQDNSYLVVTCENIAVVVHVPIWEKEQNQTNNYTGVDGSSGSNSMHCTDDTQCIEPRGCKFITLTVESKHLVVMFGESWAKFKCDLDRGEVILEMIQVDKGASVPFMHISKIKVSGYIDQSKMKSPHLSVDLQAEYMDVSFSHQIFSFWRSMELRFPKSSSSASSFCSVTFKAGLRKGSLLLNDGRWSSHGPVIETLVKNLLLQFSQMRDGTEVSVSVDFLINYNNIDKVMWEPFIEPSSIQLNVLQKCADDALDVSPSTEVLLNSSKQLNVNISEPLIEAILRLSEMITDSLNPSSGGGLREDPGILRLSRDVHTRRYAPYILSNDTSLPFSFKVYRGAVNSDDIDSFSVVDENSVPAGYSVPIYVEETLDEFFFQHREARSSEHLIEKWMSAVSHYMISIEFDGTSGSSKPISIDLVGIYFFEVNFSSSKKPVICEESLEAFGSNRKGSHHDGLIVPVVLDVSLQNYSKLVRVYSTVILNNATSMPLELRFDIPFGVSSKVIGPILPNKEIPLPVHLSEAGQIRWHPVGRTYLWSETHSLSSLLSRESRVGFMKSSVCYPSHPSNDPFRCCVSVEEYTVPSSSSSQRGQYCTDHLNAQPNLGNPASKASKQTSTRIHFIRQVRLSTPLLIKNYLPVCISLTIDNGGVAHQVSLKEVGTASIYFVDPSNDLGITFHIQDYRSLAIKFPRVESFSTGTTSNGLQFSSTETIAFYSNASKCPFNVTLEKATDARSGARELYLSVPFLLYNCTDLLLTVTESSYERSGSTLVIPCNFELDGHTRHVLGKNGLSLVSEDPSMQGFANKIPKLDFIDGRSSHSNRRAINSSEHVQKECDKDAKAYMFAPAGHTPATELLVKLNASVPNSGTEANRRDWSSPFLIVPASGSTSLTIPQSSTSSAFLVAVTSVPVSTELFGRTKAVAFQPRYVICNACTNDLFYKQKGTRFSKHLSSGQHSFLHWADTARELLVSIRFDGPGWQWSGSFFPDHLGDAQVKMRNSASGVSNMVRVEVQNADIDIHNNKIAGRNNSTTGTILILLSDDKTGFVPYRIDNFSLEKLRIYQQRCESIETIVYPYTSCQYAWDEPCYPHRLTVEVPGERSLGTYNLDVLSDDVHVSLPSTPEKAERKFGISVHAEGAIKVLSIIDSNCHNMDTKETGFLGSREPKDDQKQEIELNLTEVIRIHLPFMGISLISSSPQELLFASAKDTRIVAMQSLDQQRFTVDIQSMQIDNQFSDSPYPVTLSFDGSHKGKSVNFLKGIDTKLKSQNESKNSSNTLEPVLQFAAVKWRTRDASFVSYQRINISVAPFCLELEERLVLSMIDFFRSVSSRVHFGQLDKSVDSNILYGGADIFGEYEKISKNLSDKPQSSYTVDAYQDSGLLPSVIPIGAPWQQIHLLARKQKKVYIELFELTPVKLTFSFTSTPWLSRNEGGSASSTSFNNSTAIQRGLMALIDVEGVPVHLGEIMVENLMASWQSIQDILVRHYSRQLLHELYKVFGSAGVIGNPMGFARNVGFGLKDFMSASRKGKLQSPVDLLNGIAQGSKNLIGNTVYAVSSATSHFSKTAYKGLVAFTYDEQAASKLDERERQLGLHGEGVLNGFLEGLTGLLQSPIRGAEKHGLPGVISGIAMGTAGLVARPMASILEATGRTAQSIRNRSNPHESNRLRVRFSRPVARDRPLFPYSWEEAIGVSLLLQADGGRLKDETFVMCKTVREPGKFLVLTEKLLLLVSSRYLVDLGSTQFAGVPPDPQWVIETEMNLKSIVHLDRAQEVVNIVGSNGETSPRDKRGRSRDIPRSSAFIPLFHFSVELPNIEDAEGTLQFLTALIEKGKARRWDKNILHRSNIS